The Hemicordylus capensis ecotype Gifberg chromosome 6, rHemCap1.1.pri, whole genome shotgun sequence genome window below encodes:
- the LOC128331459 gene encoding somatostatin-1-like, with the protein MRSPQLCLLLLTVSLVPGTGLAASTMELFQSPEGSKDSSSPPRTRLDLRAIPSSSLHHPHPAGAQQPSFRPAVPWQAPRQRKAGCKSFYWKTLTSC; encoded by the exons ATGAGGTCTCCCCAGCTCTGCTTGCTGCTCCTGACGGTCAGCCTGGTGCCTGGAACGGGGCTCGCAGCCAGCACCATGGAGCTTTTCCAAAGTCCTGAGGGTAGCAAG GACTCATCCTCTCCACCCAGGACTCGTCTGGATCTGAGGGCGATACCCAGCAGCAGCCTGCACCATCCTCACCCAGCTGGCGCCCAGCAGCCGTCCTTCCGCCCGGCTGTTCCTTGGCAGGCCCCTCGCCAGCGAAAAGCTGGTTGCAAGAGCTTCTACTGGAAAACGCTGACCTCCTGTTAG